From the genome of Phlebotomus papatasi isolate M1 chromosome 2, Ppap_2.1, whole genome shotgun sequence:
CACATTGTCATTTTAGGTAGTATACtgtgttaaattttattttaagacaCTGGTCTTTATCAACCAAAATCGAATGCTctgcatacgaaaaatttagtttcCTTAATATGTATCCGAAACAAAAttacaaaagtgtaaaaaaaacaaaatgaaaaaaacgaagattctcGATACCCTAAATAATACACTATTAAAATCCCTTTAAACCGAGatatttatatttgaaataaaaatctccCATTGAGCTTTACCGAAAAACAACATATCGTTTGATGCATAACATTTTCTTGGAATGTATTCATTACAAAATGTTAGATTGTTAAAAAATctagttgttcgacttatattctgagttgtCGATACGGCAAGTTTTCATTATAGCAAATTTTACTAAGTTAGACGTTAGACCATTCATGAATGATcatatttattacaaattttgcaTATGCCCCTGATAGCTTCGTGCCCAAAAACTTCATTGTTATGTTATAAAAAATTTCTAAGATCgcattttcttgtaaaattttatcgtTACGCAGAAACCGCAAAATTAAATAGCTCCCTTTTATAATAAAATGCTTGCTTTTAGACAtgtttcatacaaaattgattatttaagCTTCATAAATTTAGCTTTAtggttttctttaaagcatctttgaaattaaataaaacattctttatcaataaatttaaaacgtTTTTTGAAAATGCTTTTCAGCATGCTGTTTTATCTCATAATCCAATTTCATTGAATCATTCGTAGAGAAATATTCTAATCTTTATATTAACAGAGGGATAACTGGAAGAATCCTGAGAATTTCTTTGTGACTTCACCACAAAGATTCTCAGAAGTGTAGTAAGATTAAAGTGATAATGTGAAGTATTTCTTGTACACTTTCAGGACTTTGAAATAGCTGGCAGCAGAGCCGGAGAATTGTCTATATCTCTCGAGTCACCGCTCGGCACAGTGACTTCGTGGGATTCACACGCTCAATACCGCGCCAGGCTGGGAAACATGCAGGTGCCCTGGGGAGGAGTTCAGCTGCACTGCGATACGACGCACCTCAAAACTCCCACGGGAATCGTGCGCATCCTGCTTGTGGTAAGTCCCTTGGGATACCTACTTCAAAGGAAATGTCTTATTAAgtcttcttttcaaaaatttcttcagGTTTCCTCGGCCATTTGCCTGGCGTGTGAGTGTTCAGCAGGAACTGTCCAAGTTGGTCTGTTCCTGCTTCCGTTGATCGGCCGATTGCGTCTGATGGTGTTCTGTGCACTATTTTCCCTCCTCCTCACGTGCTTGATGCTCTTCTTGGACATCTCCCACATCGCCCTCGTGCTCCCCTTCAACTGGGCCCGTGTCAATGCCTGGGTCTACCTAAGCATCGGGCTCATCTTTATCCTGGGATCATCCCTACTTCTACACATGGTTCTTTTCGCCGAGGCCTTTATCTGGGTACCACGGCATACTAAAGATACCCTTTTTGTCTCTGCCGtgagtttatttttttgtattttgtacaaaaatataGATTAACAAGCCTTATTTTTGCAGATTATCGGATATGTGTGCGCCTTGGAGGCCTTCCTTCTTTCCGCCTTCACGCAGTGCCCGTCCAAATATCGCCAAGTGCCGGATGACCCGAGCGAGGCACTAGATCGCGAATTGAGTCCACTTAGCACATCCGAAGTGCCCAATCACACCCACACTGATGGTCCCAATTCCCACAATTCCCTCCTAAAGGCCACGACGCCCACTGCGTCCATCTGCAACCAAAAGCCTTACATACCCGGTGAGTTTCACGCATATTCCTAAAATCTAACCACTatagggagttccgctttgaaagaatttttcgggaCTGAAAAAAAGTTCACGAATTAACTCCACTGACACGGTGAAATTGCATATTTGCAGGGGATATCTTTGGGATAAATTATGTAAAcaccgtgatgtatgcaagatATTTTCGGCAgcaatttttcagcctattttcagtgcaaacggttcataagaaatgtatttcaaatttaccgcgtgcgcgtgaaaaatatttgcttaCATTTAggagcatttcaaaaattattttataaattagctcCCAAGAATAGGCAATTCATATGAACTTCTTTCAGTCCGTTTCCTTTCAAGCCGGAACTCCTTGTATTTGGAAAGTTGtctccaaaaaaattaaattttgtaataagaTTTTAACCCTTTTATCGCActttacatcaaaattttatgacgattcatattaattgtccCTAAAACGAGTTTAGATATGATGTTTTGGGCTTTCATTCAATAATGATGTATACTCTTTAACTTTGATTTCCTTAAGGAAGAAATGCCAAGTTTTAGTTCATTTTAGTtctaaattcacaaaattaatgGGAAACtataatttaaagaatttttgtgGGCAAACTAATGTTAATAGCCATAAAACTTTAATACATACTGCAATAGGAAGGTAAGGCAAAGcctgatttataaaaaaaaatcgttcttGAAaaaggggaagtctttcaggttCGCGCACGCTTTGCGTTTCATGgcaatttttttaacttttaatctCAAGTCATAATATTTCCTGATAAAATtagatcagattcattgaaggaatatgGCAAAATACCTATGAAGTGTTCGTAGCCAGAGTGTATGCGAagactgaaagccttcccctacacaAAATTCTcgtccaacatttttttttatctatagaATTATCcaacaaaatatgtctaacatTCGTAACTTAACATTTTAATATTCGTACCTTCCTCTAGAACCCCATTTCACCATAAATCAGGTCTCCATTACTATCTCTTTTAATAGTTTCCTTACAATAATCTTATACAAAACAGCATCTCTATTTGCCAagaataaatttagtacattcTTATGCTAAATTGCAATTGAAATGTATCCAATACGttttttctgttcttttttaaataatttaactcAACAATTTAATTGGTCATACATAAAGTAAGAGCAGTGAACTCTCAGAGTTTTTCTTCTAATATGACCATAACACTACCACCTAGCCTTTCTCCACCACAGCGTGATGGAGAATTATTATTCGTGATTATTTTCCCGTCTAAATATTATTACCTATAACCTAGAATGGTAAGAAAGTAGATGTGAAATTCAAGAACGAAAGCAAACAAATCCGGGTACTGTATATAACCATTAATTTAGCCATGGAAAttccaattatctcgtacaacagaCCATTTCCTCTTAACCCAAGACACTTTTAGCACTTCTGTCTGAACAGAGAAGCTAAACTTAACCTCCTAACGTAACAAATATAAGAACCCAACCTTTATTTTGTCTCAGACCACACAGACAATATTTAGACTGATTACTATTGCATGTTATGAAGCTATAATATCGTATCTCTGATTAGAAGAGAGGAAAGTGTGTTAGATTATAAAAAGATGGTGTGATGTACAAGATAATTGACATAGTCTTCTATAGTTTGAACTCTACagagagaaaatttaaataccttaaGCTTTTCTGTATGATTTCTAATGATAGTGTTGACCAACATTTTATTCATAATACCATAAAAGGCCAAATTcttctaaaattcaaatttcctaATGAACTTTGCTAAAAGAAAAAGTTATTTGACAAGCTTAGCAATTTCTAAAACCCCTGAAACGGTTCTAAATGGAAATGCATCCATAAAATAGgccaattgaattttttgtttcatgaaaaaaaaataattctatgcCGTCTTGTactaagtttaaattttttaactttttttttaaatcgtgcTAAACCACTACATGACCAAACAGTGCTAGCGAAGAAATTTAGCAAAGTAGACGAACAGTGTCGATTTCGTGCACTTCGCGAATTCTTTTGCTCACtattttttaattgcttttcCTGGTGCTCGATTATAAGAAGATATTGTTATTTAGGAATTTTAGTACGTTTATGTGAAGAAAAATCTTTGCGTGACGCTGAGGCCTTAAGTTTTATCCTTCGTGGAATCCCGTCCGTTGAAGCAAAAGTTCCTATATAAATTTTACTGCCAACAATATGATAGTTACAACATACACTAAAACTAATTTAAAGGTTATTAGTGTAGAGAAGtagtaaaacaatttaaaaaactcagctaaaaaaacataaatcaaAAAGTAAAGTAAAAACAATATAGGGAGAAATTGAGCTACATAGATATGATATTTTTTCGCTTATTTTTAAGGAAAGCAGGGCCTTACCATAATTTagtttcttcaatttatttccaCATTTCCTTTtagagctaaattaaattatattatattaaaggCCAGtttactttagaaatatgcgaataaataataatatagtaTATAAATTTTTCCACAATGCAccctaattatatttttttaatcacttCGATGTGCCTTGTCAAACCATATGGCTATTTTTTTACGTTAAAAGGTCTTGTGGAGAATTATATATCGAgtcagaaatttaaaaatttaatattaacctAGATAAAATACCAATgccggccaaaatctcgaatgccaaaatcccaaaagccaaaatcccgaaaaaccaaaatgccgaaaaaccaaaatcccgaaaaaccgaaatcccgaatgggccaaaatcccgaaagtcaaaatcccgaaaggcaaaatcccgaatgagtcaagATCCTGAATGGGTAGAAattctgaatgggtcaaaattccgaaaagccaaactCCCGAAATCTAAacatcctgaaagtcaaaatcctcggattttgtctttctggagaattttttttttaaatcctcctGTAATTTTTTGGCGAGGATTTTTTTAAGTcctcggattttggcttttcggggttttgatccattcgggtttcggcccattcaggattttgacttttcggaattttagctttcaggattttggctataCGGAAGTTCGAActattccggattttgactttgCGGGGTTTTGTCTtacgggattttgactctttcgggatttcggcaattcgggatttcgaactattcaggattttggctttcgggatatttacttctgggattttggcgttcggaattttggctcctgggattttggctttcggaaccCATTTTTTGACCGCAACCCAGTTTTTTCTTGATACATATTCCTTTACTAAATGTGATCCTACCTATGGCACATTTTAATACATTGTCTTAAATcccatatttcctgaaaaaaaaataaagtcggATTCATTACAGGGATATGGGaaaaatgaagtgttcgaagctagagtgtatgcgaagcctgaaatcctTCCCCTTTACTAtactgaaaaacaatttttaaatatttcgaaaCTAATGTTAAATGTATGTTTTCTATCTCCTACAGCCAAACGTCCAGATCAGGCTTTCAACAAAGCCCCGACGCTGGGTAATCCCCAAAAGTCGAGTAATCGGAATCGCCAAGGTTACCATTATCAACCAATTGCGTCCACATCCCAACAGAGTCCAACTTTTGTCCTCGACAACTCGATCCCCGGATCGTCAGTCAAGTCGAAATCCAATAATTCTAGTGCGTGATAATTTATGTGCAAATTGAACACTCAACATGGAGTTATTTGTAAGTTTAATGAAGATGGTTCTCCCCATTCTTCCCCCGCCCCCCCAAATAGTGAATTGCTGAGAGTTTTTTTTCGGGTAGAATTGAGACGACGAGAAAAATGTATAATCGAgtaaaatatatatacatatatatcaCTTTTAAATGTAAACtaacaaaaaatgaaacttgACAGGTAACGTTAGTTAAATTTCGAAATTGCGCAGTCACTCACTGTTTAATTCCTTCCTGCAAGGAACACAATAAAAGCGCAACGAAGAcattatttgtattttaaaacaggaaaaaaagagagaaaatagtTTAGGggagttaaagaaaaaaaaacaatctgaaatatttcttcattatataaaaaaaaaattgatttcatttttCAAAGTCCACACTTAATGTAACAACTTTTTAGTCACCTCtagggaaaaaaaagaattgtaaatTAAAAGTGGAAGAAATCGTGTAAAATCCTCTATATATGAATGTCCCAATGAGACGCGAAATAaagcagaatttgaaaaaaaaaaaacgataacatttttatttatcaacCCTCATGCGTCCATATAGGTTTTCTCTTCTCAACAAAACTCCTTACACCTTCCTGCCCATCTGGTTCAGACAAATTCCTAACCATCACCTCACCAGCAGCCTCAAAAGCTTCCTTGGTGCCCATTTCGACTTGTTGATGGAAAAATTTCTTCCCAAGAGCAATCACAGAACGACTTTTAGATGAAATAGCCTGACAAATTCTGTCTACTTCTGCATCAAGCTCTTCCGGAGGCACCACAGAACTCACTAAACCACAACTGAGAGCTTCCTGGGCAGAAATTGGGAGTCCTGTAAATAACATCTGAGCAGCTTTCATTCGAGAAACTTTCCTAACGACTGCAACTCCTGGTGTTGAGCAGAAAACTCCAAATGTTGCCCTGAAAAACATCAGTCTCTAATCTGTAATTTCTACGAGGATAACAGATTCCCTACCCTGGAGTTGAAAAGGAACTCTTGGAGGAACAAATGACCATATCACAATTGGCAATCAACTGGCATCCAGCAGCTGCTGCCAAGCCATTTACTTTCCCAATTACCGGTACTGGAGCCTCAATCATAGCCATCATGAGCTTATTGCAAACATTAAAGACTTCCCTATGAACTTCCTCACCCTTTTCTGGAGCCTGGAATTTTTAATCCACAttacaaaaaaggaaaaataaagataAGGCAGTTTTCCTACCAATTCCTTAAGATTATGTCCAGCAGAAAACACCGGACTCTCCACTGAGGATAGCACAATGACCCTCAGAGATTTATCTTCCAGATTATGTGTTAGATCACCTAAAATATCATTCATCATTTCCAGAGATAGGGAATTCCTACAAACAaccaattaatttaaaaaggaaCCTAAATAATAATATAGAAATCTTCCTATTACCTAGTTTTGGGATTATTCAGCACAATATTCCTGACACCATCTTTCTCAGAACATAAAGTAAGCTTGCTCCTGGCACTTGATGAAAACTGCCGGAGATTTGTGGCAAAAATGCGAAAcatcacagaaaaattttgagttattatTTAGAAATGATCTTTTTCTTGGATCAACAAGTCTCTTAGTCTTGTAATTTTAATCACAAACTTATCATATCAAAACCAACTCTGTTGATAAACTCGCGCTCTCGAATTTAGGGTTGAGTAATAATGCAATCAAATGGAaatgattaatatttttttaacctatttttaattaaaatggagCCTTTATCGTGAtacaatttagctgcacaaacagattgagaagctaaatcacattttaatatagctcagtttcacttaaacataggagaaaaatctcaatttcaatggtgccccacttcctcctaataTAACCGTTAAAAGAGTGCTACAGAATAATAACTTCTACAGTCGCAAACCCCAGGAAGATAAAGGGGGTCCCAgtattatgcatattttcagaCCGAAGAAAATCGCTCACTcctacggcgttatcacacttccacatcaaaattttaatgtgattcacattaattgtcgcttgtgagcgtccaaatatgttatttgtggcTTTGAGTCAttaaatatttgggttttttctatttattgataaagaaatggacttgacctgcaaaaataagtttaaatttacctaaagcataaatatttttcacattaaaaaattaaagagaaaatcgcattaatttttcgcattaattctataaatcaatttatatcaaattttgcgggccaagtcaaCCTttctatcaacaaatagatcaagttttgaatataaaatgattcaaacacacaaattacacatttggactctcaccagcgacaattaatatgaatcatattaaaattttaatgtgcaagtgtgataacacagttagaaaagtttagacatcattactaatgaaaattagttgatcgggtgattattatcaaatctattttaaatggttctcataatcttaaaacattttaatcataataaatttattagtagtgagaacataagacaatatttacgtggataagttgcggcaattatttcataatggtttcataatataattatatttgcttgtgttaattaaatgaaatcgatatctcaACTAATATTAGTCACCAATTCCTTTTAATTCTCAaaactaatgcaaataaatgggcctatattttcataaagttctgacaactttttcaatagtaaagaaTGGTTTTTTAGTTATGTGTTGACGCTTTTTCGAGCTATAAAGTAACCATAACCAATAtgatgatatagttattacagccaataagatgggtatcaaccacatttatttagttattggaactaatatgttacaGTACCCGTtactaatttaatttagttatgatgactaaatgaaaaagatactgtaactaatattggacaactatttcatttagttaccctagctaaatatatggatgggtctatgcttactatattttatagtttccattaCTGTATATGATGTACTGATATactgtatacagtagactcttcgatatccagcacttcgatatccgggtgacagctgccaaacaccggcggttgatatattcaaaattattttcactaaacatgaagtttgtccaggagtgaattaaagtattattaacattgtatcgaagtttttaatacataattgtgataaaaaatgaaagaaaagcacaccatgaagaaaattctcttttctttgtcagatagaaaataaattcacactgcacaaaatagaaaaaccgttgatcattcaaaaaacctaaatgtcattttgtcccccagtcagccggatatcgaagagtctactgtagttgggactaaatttttctcaGAGTGCtcgaaatggctttatgcatacagaaaatttgcatacctccAGGAGATTTCTTTCGAATAATTTACAGAAACGCCGccgtaaaatatgtaaaatatatttGGCGCTAATTTCTCGGgttattttcagcgccaacggttcataaagagttgatttcaaatttaccgccttaaaaaattccatacattaaggtgtatttcaaaaatgattttacaaattAGCTCCTAATGGTAGGCAAAGATGCATAGATATGTTTGCATAATCTCATTTATGCATAATCATGGGACCCCCTGTACCCCTTTTATCAAAAAAGTACATCACCAAAAGTGAACACAGTTCTTTTGGACTCATTTCAATTACTAGCAACCCTCTTCAAGCCAAGAAACATTGGACAAATTGAACTACCTAAAAATACCCCAACCTCACATTTTAGTCTACTTCTCTTCTATTCCAAATAATACCAATAGAGTATCTTTTAAGTTATTTGACCATTTTTCAGTTGCTTACCATATCGACTttctaacagtattttctttaatatgcaaaaagaagttataagaaaatgttttcaaggataattattttccaataaagtcgaaaaaaccatccattgtccattatctcttttagtttaggagctaggtgagaaaatatacaaatgttttcaaattcattttccttctaaaattcacatttttacttttttcaattttttaaaatgaaatatacaaagtagaatgacatatctttcagtaaaaaataaatttattatagtcAGACAActttaaatcaatatttttcttgaaattggaaatgagttttcttgcacaaatattttttgttgctttttctctgacctatcacacaaaactgggagtAGCAAGTAAACGAAGAgttaaaatgagttcaaacttttaaaggatgttagtaagactattaccgagcaCTCTATAGtacttttaaatgaataaaaactttgtaaaagcagtatatgtgatttttgtgaagaccgtcttgagaccgtcttgagacggtcttacctgataaagggttaattaaaaaaaaacgacctcataattcaattttcaatttagggGTGAATCTGCCCCATCCTCCCCTCTAGACCTATAATAATCTTcatattgaaatataaaaagGCACTTTAAAAATACCATGTTGCTATCTCTAACTTTTTGGATTCTAGCTCTTCTAACGATCGGTCACACGGACAAACATGACATTTTCTTGCAAATCGTATGGTTCACGAGGAAATGTTGAAAAACAGATCCCAAATGGTGAAAAATGGACTTCGAAAATaaactttgagcaataaaaaatcatcttatggctccggcacacctttcggattaggaaaatttcatgaagtcgaaattcgcattcctTTCTGTCTCAAATCTACTGCATCAGTCTATCCCATtccttcgcactcttcttcttcttttaaacatcataaattaaatttagctcaatcgaatttgaagtccgaaagaatgagatagacatacgcaaaacgtttgagagggatgtgaattttgatttaatgaaattttactgatctaaccctttaaggacgattggaacatcggtgttccatatagaaaatatttttttctgactacctagagttattttttcttatgtttgtacataattgtaaagtagaaggtcgaaggaatctagaatattttggaagtctctagctatttgctatgtagtaaatatttaagctcaaaaatggcgaatttttaaattctgaaattcataactgattttatttattttttgtacttctaattttttttaagcaaaacccttttggcaataaaaactacaatactaatacgtaatatttttcattaaagcaaaaaatattatttattggtattgtcagaaaaattactaatatttttgggctatttttgtccctatcgttcatagaggcacaaaatacatcgaatcagaatctgttggattttccaaagttagatgtaagagctatcattgattatgtttctcagtttaatttttattgttgttttcagtttgtaaaaaatgtctcgtcgttaaagggctaAAAGatatgccggagccattaataaggtagggtaagtgtgccaaatttcggcatagttgcatgctagcgccaaagtctcaagtttgaaatgtaatatctttaatggaaattgatttttttattacttctttttaagtagtgttgcttagaaccttattGACAGTTTCTCATcctttatttactccaaaatcattcctaatacattttaaaatgaataaaaatgtagacatagcttgggtgccctattttggccaccttcattctcatagtcccttgcccttcaggaattcttccaatgcctttttcacgttatctcgtttgtcgaagctacattttttgttattcttttgcattgtataatctctagagtatgtaaaaactaaaaattcatgaaaattcgaggaacaaaaaaggtggccgaaattgcaagctggccggaatttggcacacttaccccatTCCAAAAAACACCATCCTCGAGCATATTGTCTTTTCCTATTGCCTtgtatgttttctttttatctcgGATAACCCGCTGTCAAGTGTCTCGAAACATATTACATAACGATCGTGATCTGTTGTATCGACTAAAGTTGCTCAAAGTGCTCAGTTTAAATTGGCGCCAAAGTAACACACAGCCACATTGTGGCTCATGGTGGTCCCTCTGCCCACATTTGCCACACAAGATCACCCACAGACTCTCTCAAGAATTCCATCATCCCAGAAAAACTAAGATATTTTCTGGaaaaattggcattttttcaagttttttttttcgtcaacTTTTGAACAAATTTCTACCCTTAATATTTATTTGTGACACAATTTTCAACAACTTATCACTATGGAGACTGTTAGGGGGCCAACAAATGCACCAAGTGTTTGCGTATGTGTTGGAGGAAAATTTTCGCCAGGTAGCAACTCTCTGAGTGTTTTATCTCAACTCCAGTGCTGTCCGGGCAGGTAAATTGAACAGACACTCGTGCGCTCGATCATCTCCAACCACAGTAATTCCATATAACACAAGAAAATAGTGACAAAATATCTCCCACCAGAAATTTCTAGCAAAAATCCTCATCCTCTTGCCCTTTGTGACTTTGTGATAGAAAACGCAAGTTGCGAGACCCAGTGAATTTTCACGGAGGATTTTTCCTCATCAACAGAATTTTCCGTAGGTTTGTTTAATCAATGCCTGCCGCACGCGACACATTGTCGTTCtagagggatttttttttcggtgTGTCTTGACCGTGTtaaatcgattttttcacctCAACACATATTCCATACGTTTTTATTTGGAGGAAAGTCGCACTATACAATTTTTCCGAGAATATATATTGGGGAAAAAGACAATCCTCAGTTGGAAAACACCCTCCGTGGAAACAAACAGACAAACCGTGTGACAGAAAATAGAAGATGACCTAATCACTATATTTTTCACCTCCAGCATATGCAAAAATTTATCTAATAGTTTGTGTTTTACTGTGAAaattctcagtgtaataatctATTATTTTATCTTGAAATAAACGCCCAAAGAAGAAAACCTTAGCCCAGCCCAAAAATGGATACAATGCTCTACGAAAGTGCAATGTGTGAGTATAACATAGCTTTAAACTAACCCCTGGTGATCCTCCCAGATGATTTTCATGCTCAAATTTACCCTCAAGCAAGAAATTTtgcttttaagaaatttttttgcactGGTGTCCTTGAAACAAATCCATAATATTCAATTGAAGCACAATTTGTCGCTTTAACTCTGGCACACACAAACACATTTTTTCCATTGAGCGTCCGATCTTGAGAAAAATCGCGAGATTTTTCAACATTTCCCAACGTCACATTGCATCAAAGTCATGCCAACCGATCACGATcgtactacaaaaaaaaagagacgccaaatgaaagaaatttattAGCATAAGTATGACAAAATAAGTGAATACTTCAATCAAGAATGAATAACTCCCCAAAATCACTCTCAAGAAAAACCAATTAGTGCGGAaagaattctctttttttttgcccaatgcaaacaactgagaacaaaaaaaaaccgtctCCAAAAACCTTGATAACTTCTGGACGACCAAATTGGACATCGAACGTCATTAACACTTTCGAGAACGCATTGATTGAATAACAATTAAACTTCTCCTCAAACAAGGAAAATCCCCAAGATCGCATTTTATATTAATCTCCTGAAACAgcaacaagaaaaaatattgttctTTT
Proteins encoded in this window:
- the LOC129803432 gene encoding uncharacterized protein LOC129803432 isoform X2, which codes for MSKANIQYMVATETGETNTVKCHGKKEVLPGGWSVQPIHDLRDFEIAGSRAGELSISLESPLGTVTSWDSHAQYRARLGNMQVPWGGVQLHCDTTHLKTPTGIVRILLVVSSAICLACECSAGTVQVGLFLLPLIGRLRLMVFCALFSLLLTCLMLFLDISHIALVLPFNWARVNAWVYLSIGLIFILGSSLLLHMVLFAEAFIWVPRHTKDTLFVSAIIGYVCALEAFLLSAFTQCPSKYRQVPDDPSEALDRELSPLSTSEVPNHTHTDGPNSHNSLLKATTPTASICNQKPYIPAKRPDQAFNKAPTLGNPQKSSNRNRQGYHYQPIASTSQQSPTFVLDNSIPGSSVKSKSNNSSA
- the LOC129803433 gene encoding enoyl-CoA hydratase domain-containing protein 3, mitochondrial is translated as MFRIFATNLRQFSSSARSKLTLCSEKDGVRNIVLNNPKTRNSLSLEMMNDILGDLTHNLEDKSLRVIVLSSVESPVFSAGHNLKELAPEKGEEVHREVFNVCNKLMMAMIEAPVPVIGKVNGLAAAAGCQLIANCDMVICSSKSSFSTPGATFGVFCSTPGVAVVRKVSRMKAAQMLFTGLPISAQEALSCGLVSSVVPPEELDAEVDRICQAISSKSRSVIALGKKFFHQQVEMGTKEAFEAAGEVMVRNLSEPDGQEGVRSFVEKRKPIWTHEG
- the LOC129803432 gene encoding uncharacterized protein LOC129803432 isoform X1, which gives rise to MQQPRYMPSVSDLYGTDEIEFLLEEIRDLEPACCQLEDIQVHDDDDCVENSHDFEIAGSRAGELSISLESPLGTVTSWDSHAQYRARLGNMQVPWGGVQLHCDTTHLKTPTGIVRILLVVSSAICLACECSAGTVQVGLFLLPLIGRLRLMVFCALFSLLLTCLMLFLDISHIALVLPFNWARVNAWVYLSIGLIFILGSSLLLHMVLFAEAFIWVPRHTKDTLFVSAIIGYVCALEAFLLSAFTQCPSKYRQVPDDPSEALDRELSPLSTSEVPNHTHTDGPNSHNSLLKATTPTASICNQKPYIPAKRPDQAFNKAPTLGNPQKSSNRNRQGYHYQPIASTSQQSPTFVLDNSIPGSSVKSKSNNSSA
- the LOC129803432 gene encoding uncharacterized protein LOC129803432 isoform X3 — protein: MQQPRYMPSVSDLYGTDEIEFLLEEIRDLEPACCQLEDIQDFEIAGSRAGELSISLESPLGTVTSWDSHAQYRARLGNMQVPWGGVQLHCDTTHLKTPTGIVRILLVVSSAICLACECSAGTVQVGLFLLPLIGRLRLMVFCALFSLLLTCLMLFLDISHIALVLPFNWARVNAWVYLSIGLIFILGSSLLLHMVLFAEAFIWVPRHTKDTLFVSAIIGYVCALEAFLLSAFTQCPSKYRQVPDDPSEALDRELSPLSTSEVPNHTHTDGPNSHNSLLKATTPTASICNQKPYIPAKRPDQAFNKAPTLGNPQKSSNRNRQGYHYQPIASTSQQSPTFVLDNSIPGSSVKSKSNNSSA